From a single Geothermobacter ehrlichii genomic region:
- a CDS encoding PP2C family protein-serine/threonine phosphatase yields the protein MKKEENCSCRLDLDIDLATGVQQVLFPKSSPQCDWCCIGIRNRMASGVGGDFFDFITLADGCQLIFLGDVTGHGLQASLVMGLLYGFIHRSAAEDCDPLRIVREINTFLRLFAKRSERLDHYFSSTLFCGVIDPETLCMQYVNAGHVAPAVRRGREIFELEATGQPLGYFDQPELGLEIFRFHRHDRFLLFTDGIIEATNDRREFYGRRRLVRLLLDSLGDHMEFLDEILRSLKQFGIADPPADDCTALVIDMHGVIGGGNAG from the coding sequence ATGAAAAAAGAAGAGAACTGCAGCTGTCGTCTCGATCTCGATATCGATCTGGCGACCGGCGTGCAGCAGGTTCTCTTTCCGAAAAGTTCGCCCCAGTGTGACTGGTGCTGCATCGGCATTCGCAACCGGATGGCGAGCGGCGTCGGCGGCGATTTCTTCGATTTCATCACCCTGGCCGATGGTTGCCAGCTGATCTTTCTCGGCGATGTCACCGGACATGGCCTGCAGGCGTCCCTGGTCATGGGGCTGCTCTACGGCTTCATTCACCGCAGTGCCGCCGAAGACTGTGATCCCTTGAGAATAGTACGGGAAATCAACACATTTCTGCGTCTGTTCGCCAAGCGGTCGGAGAGGCTGGACCACTACTTTTCCAGTACCCTTTTTTGCGGGGTGATCGATCCGGAAACTCTCTGCATGCAATATGTCAACGCCGGACACGTGGCGCCGGCGGTCAGGCGGGGCAGGGAAATTTTCGAGCTGGAGGCGACCGGTCAGCCGCTGGGCTACTTCGACCAGCCGGAACTCGGCCTGGAGATTTTCCGCTTCCATCGCCACGACCGGTTTCTGCTCTTTACCGACGGCATCATCGAGGCGACCAACGACAGGCGCGAATTCTATGGTCGGCGACGTCTGGTGCGCCTGTTGCTTGACAGTTTAGGCGACCATATGGAGTTTCTGGACGAGATTCTTCGTTCATTGAAACAATTCGGCATTGCCGATCCGCCGGCGGACGACTGTACGGCGCTGGTGATCGATATGCACGGGGTTATCGGAGGCGGAAATGCTGGTTGA
- a CDS encoding response regulator, with protein sequence MSKPIWIIDDNANIRTFLSESLKLRGYQVRTFCTAEDALDAIGDDPCGLALVDIMLPGMSGIELCRRIREIPSRADLPLLLMTAFSQQAEELLQEQEGLGILDCLFKPFSLDRLHQKIAEILGQQTLRPSATEARIAGRLNETSFAQLLHNLYTLKATGLLTLTRATLKKVVYVKNGYPIFARSNLVRECLGQMMVDEGIITTEQCEESLRLARETGRLQGTVLIDMGLLTPHRLQEVLRAQVVKKLLEIFSWTDGNYQFIQGKDFKKRVTSIDVSPASLIYQGIRNYYDEDRLAEILRRHQDRYLCKAQSPAYRYQDMGLDRKGQKVFDMCDGRMTLRKIQEQFPLTRLETDQVLVALIISEMVEVRRTPLADGQEEADVAPEDAEFREAFLREYGNLMKRNYFELFGVPEDAPRTVLRKAYFSMAKKYHPDRFLQRGYSDELRRKANELFQHLSQAYETLSDPVACRNYRNKLKQQASGGAPRIEDILRAETAFQKGRHLNRSRRYQAALGELEICMRYSPEEPEYMTQYAWALYRSSPDQPEQQERALQMLQRSAFLNGEIDQTHLYLGLILKERGRNREAEKQFELAIRCNPDCTEALRELRLYNLRREMEAKENRSKGLFGRLLRKN encoded by the coding sequence ATGTCCAAACCGATCTGGATCATCGATGACAATGCCAACATCCGCACGTTTCTGAGCGAATCACTGAAGCTCAGGGGCTATCAGGTGCGCACCTTTTGCACGGCGGAGGACGCCCTCGACGCCATCGGCGACGATCCCTGCGGTCTGGCCCTGGTCGACATCATGCTGCCGGGCATGTCCGGAATCGAACTCTGCCGCAGAATCAGGGAGATTCCTTCCCGCGCCGACCTGCCGCTGCTGCTGATGACGGCATTCTCCCAACAGGCCGAGGAACTGCTGCAGGAGCAGGAAGGACTCGGTATCCTCGACTGCCTGTTCAAACCCTTCAGTCTCGACCGGCTGCACCAGAAGATCGCCGAAATCCTCGGCCAGCAGACACTACGGCCATCAGCCACGGAAGCCCGGATTGCCGGCCGCCTGAACGAAACATCCTTCGCCCAGCTGCTGCACAACCTCTACACCCTCAAGGCGACCGGCCTGCTCACCCTGACCCGCGCAACGCTGAAAAAGGTGGTCTATGTCAAGAACGGCTACCCGATCTTCGCCCGTTCCAACCTGGTCAGGGAATGCCTGGGACAGATGATGGTCGACGAAGGAATCATCACCACCGAACAGTGCGAGGAATCGCTGCGCCTGGCGCGGGAAACCGGCCGCCTGCAGGGGACGGTCCTGATCGACATGGGACTGCTGACGCCCCACCGGCTCCAGGAGGTGCTGCGGGCACAGGTGGTCAAGAAACTGCTCGAGATCTTCTCCTGGACCGACGGGAACTACCAGTTCATCCAGGGCAAGGATTTCAAGAAAAGAGTCACCAGCATCGACGTTTCGCCAGCCTCGCTCATCTACCAGGGCATCCGGAACTACTACGACGAAGACCGCCTCGCCGAAATCCTGCGGCGCCACCAGGACCGCTACCTGTGCAAAGCCCAGAGTCCCGCCTACCGCTACCAGGATATGGGACTCGACCGGAAGGGACAGAAGGTGTTCGACATGTGCGACGGCCGAATGACCCTGCGGAAGATCCAGGAGCAGTTTCCGCTCACCAGGCTGGAGACGGACCAGGTTCTCGTGGCCCTGATCATCTCGGAAATGGTCGAGGTGCGCAGAACGCCACTGGCCGACGGTCAGGAAGAGGCGGACGTGGCACCGGAAGATGCCGAATTCCGCGAGGCCTTTCTCCGTGAATACGGCAACCTGATGAAGCGCAACTACTTCGAACTGTTCGGCGTACCGGAAGACGCTCCCCGGACGGTACTGCGCAAGGCCTATTTCAGCATGGCCAAGAAATATCATCCCGACCGATTTCTGCAGAGGGGGTACAGTGACGAACTGCGCCGAAAGGCGAACGAACTCTTCCAGCACCTGAGTCAGGCCTACGAAACCCTGTCCGATCCGGTCGCCTGTCGCAACTACCGCAACAAGCTGAAACAGCAGGCCTCGGGAGGGGCTCCAAGGATCGAAGACATCCTCAGGGCGGAAACCGCCTTCCAGAAGGGACGGCATCTCAACCGCAGCCGGCGCTACCAGGCCGCCCTGGGCGAGCTGGAAATCTGCATGCGCTACAGTCCCGAAGAACCTGAATACATGACCCAGTACGCCTGGGCGCTCTACCGGAGCTCCCCGGACCAGCCCGAGCAGCAGGAACGCGCCCTGCAGATGCTGCAGAGATCAGCCTTTCTCAACGGGGAAATCGACCAGACCCATCTCTATCTCGGCCTGATTCTGAAAGAACGGGGTCGGAACCGCGAAGCGGAAAAGCAGTTCGAGCTGGCCATCCGCTGCAATCCCGACTGCACCGAGGCCCTGCGCGAACTGCGCCTGTACAACCTGCGGCGGGAAATGGAGGCGAAAGAAAACCGAAGCAAGGGACTTTTCGGCCGGCTGCTCAGGAAAAACTGA
- a CDS encoding efflux RND transporter periplasmic adaptor subunit, translating into MSDKRLLKIVLPVLILLLGAGGLMLMINARKAPEKKPPVFTGVLVETVRVQPVDHRVTVEATGTVQARRRVDIVPQVSGRVIRMSPRLVSGGFFRAGDELFALEDIDYRLAVDRARAEVSRQEVELATLRARADIARQEWEQLNPGQPPQPLAVFEPQLKSAEAAVAAARAALEQARLDLQRTVVSAPFNCYVQDEKIDLGQYLRAGNAVATLVGTDRVEIIVPLDTDDLQWLDVPRQPGRRGSPAEIILPMAGGERHWRGYVDRALAEVDSRGRMARIAVLVDDPYGLKAKASSKPALAVGSFVRLRLAGRTISGVIPVPRQALREGNRVWVKEDGRLRIRRVTVVRREKDVVLVSDGLQAGAELVLTQVPGAADGLLLRTVEEAR; encoded by the coding sequence ATGAGTGACAAGAGGCTGTTGAAGATTGTTCTGCCGGTGCTGATCCTTCTGCTCGGTGCGGGCGGGTTGATGCTGATGATCAATGCGCGCAAAGCCCCGGAGAAGAAACCGCCCGTCTTTACCGGCGTGCTGGTGGAAACGGTTCGCGTGCAGCCGGTCGACCATCGGGTGACGGTTGAGGCGACGGGGACGGTCCAGGCCCGCCGGCGGGTCGATATCGTACCCCAGGTCAGCGGTCGCGTGATCCGGATGTCGCCGCGTCTGGTCAGCGGCGGTTTTTTCCGCGCCGGAGACGAGCTGTTCGCCCTGGAGGATATCGACTATCGTCTGGCCGTCGACCGGGCCCGGGCGGAAGTGAGTCGGCAGGAGGTTGAACTGGCAACCCTGCGGGCGCGGGCCGACATTGCCCGCCAGGAGTGGGAGCAGCTGAATCCCGGCCAGCCGCCGCAGCCGCTGGCGGTCTTTGAGCCGCAGCTCAAGAGCGCCGAGGCGGCTGTCGCCGCGGCTCGCGCCGCTCTCGAACAGGCCCGGCTCGATCTGCAACGAACGGTTGTCAGTGCCCCCTTCAACTGTTATGTGCAGGACGAGAAGATCGACCTGGGGCAGTACCTGCGCGCAGGCAATGCCGTCGCGACTCTGGTCGGAACCGACCGGGTAGAAATCATCGTTCCCCTCGACACCGACGATCTGCAGTGGCTTGATGTTCCGCGCCAGCCGGGGCGCCGGGGCTCGCCGGCCGAGATCATTCTGCCCATGGCGGGAGGTGAAAGGCACTGGCGGGGATATGTCGACCGGGCCCTGGCCGAGGTCGACAGCCGTGGTCGCATGGCCCGGATCGCCGTGCTGGTCGACGATCCCTATGGCCTGAAAGCGAAAGCGTCGTCGAAACCGGCTCTGGCGGTCGGCAGTTTCGTTCGTTTGCGGCTTGCCGGCCGCACGATTTCCGGGGTGATTCCAGTGCCCCGACAGGCGTTGCGCGAAGGCAACCGGGTCTGGGTGAAAGAGGACGGGCGCCTGCGCATCCGCCGGGTGACGGTCGTTCGCCGGGAGAAGGATGTGGTTCTGGTTTCCGACGGTCTGCAGGCCGGAGCCGAACTGGTTCTGACACAGGTGCCGGGGGCGGCGGACGGGTTGCTGCTCAGGACGGTGGAGGAGGCGCGATGA
- a CDS encoding TetR/AcrR family transcriptional regulator → MSQPDTKTRILDAAEELFARSGFHATSLRMITGHAGVNLAAVNYHFGSKEELLEAVIERRLAPLNRQRLALLDSELALARRAGRRPDPRELMRALIEPTIRLRDQGAGPERFITLVGRILADPEGVGRDIFLCQMGPFISRLFEALHQALPQVSRTLLFWRLHFAIGSLSHVMRCHDRHIQLPAGVEARLDTARLAEVLLAYTLAGMEVPE, encoded by the coding sequence ATGAGTCAGCCTGATACCAAGACAAGAATTCTCGATGCCGCCGAGGAACTCTTCGCCCGCAGCGGATTTCATGCCACGTCCCTGCGCATGATCACCGGCCATGCCGGCGTCAACCTGGCGGCGGTCAACTACCATTTCGGTTCCAAGGAAGAGCTGCTCGAAGCGGTCATCGAGCGGCGCCTGGCGCCGCTCAACCGGCAGCGGCTGGCCCTGCTCGACAGCGAGCTGGCACTGGCGCGCCGGGCCGGTCGGCGCCCCGACCCGCGCGAGCTGATGCGCGCCCTGATCGAGCCGACCATCCGGCTGCGAGACCAGGGTGCGGGACCGGAACGGTTCATCACCCTGGTGGGACGCATCCTGGCCGATCCCGAAGGGGTCGGGCGGGACATCTTCCTGTGCCAGATGGGGCCTTTCATCAGCCGGCTGTTCGAAGCTTTGCACCAGGCTCTGCCGCAGGTATCCCGGACGCTGCTCTTCTGGCGACTGCACTTCGCCATCGGTTCTCTGAGCCATGTCATGCGCTGCCACGACAGGCACATACAGTTGCCGGCGGGCGTCGAGGCGCGGCTCGACACCGCGCGCCTGGCCGAGGTCCTGCTCGCCTACACCCTGGCCGGCATGGAGGTTCCCGAATGA
- the ttcA gene encoding tRNA 2-thiocytidine(32) synthetase TtcA, with protein MPLEEDALFRKIRKAVGRAIGDFDLIQEGDRILVGVSGGKDSYTLLHILDSLRRRSPVRYELVAATVDSGFPGFRKEVIARHLEEFGFEYRLESTNAYEIIETRRRPGSSYCSFCARLRRGVLYSLADKLGCNKIALGHHLDDFIETLLLNQFYVGSLKAMSPKLQADNGRHTVIRPLVYVEEGEIIRFVRQHSLPVICCACPVCGEVDQKRQRMKQLIRDLRQEIPHLKRSMIGALGNVHPRHLLDPQLNDLFRSRAS; from the coding sequence GTGCCTCTGGAAGAAGATGCCCTGTTTCGCAAAATCCGCAAAGCCGTCGGCCGCGCCATCGGCGATTTCGACCTGATTCAGGAAGGGGACCGCATCCTGGTCGGGGTTTCCGGCGGCAAGGATTCCTATACCCTGCTGCACATCCTCGATTCGTTGCGCCGGCGTTCGCCGGTCCGCTACGAGCTGGTGGCCGCCACCGTCGATTCCGGCTTTCCCGGCTTTCGCAAGGAGGTGATCGCCCGTCATCTCGAGGAGTTCGGCTTCGAGTACCGGCTCGAGTCGACCAACGCCTACGAGATCATCGAGACCAGGCGCCGTCCCGGCTCGTCCTACTGCTCCTTCTGTGCCCGGCTGAGGCGCGGCGTGCTCTATTCGCTGGCGGATAAACTGGGCTGCAACAAGATCGCCCTCGGCCATCATCTCGACGACTTCATCGAAACCCTGCTGCTCAACCAGTTCTATGTCGGCAGCCTGAAGGCGATGAGTCCAAAGCTGCAGGCCGACAACGGCCGCCATACGGTCATCCGTCCCCTGGTCTATGTCGAGGAGGGTGAGATCATCCGTTTTGTCCGCCAGCATTCCTTGCCGGTCATCTGTTGTGCCTGCCCGGTCTGTGGCGAAGTCGACCAGAAACGCCAGCGGATGAAGCAGCTTATCCGCGACCTTCGCCAGGAAATTCCCCACCTGAAACGCAGCATGATCGGCGCCCTCGGCAATGTCCACCCCCGTCATCTTCTCGATCCGCAACTGAACGATCTGTTCAGGTCCCGGGCCAGCTGA
- a CDS encoding efflux RND transporter permease subunit produces the protein MNGAIRWMARNHVAANLLMLVFIVGGVLLGFGIKQEVFPEISLDMIQVSVAYPGAGPEEVEEGVLLKIEENLIGVDGIKQIRSVASEGFGTVTAELDTDADPDRVLADIKSEVDRITTFPEDAEEPVISKLLNRHEVISVVVYGDVSERALREQAERVRDDLLEYPQITQVDLAGVRPYQITIEIPEQRLRQYGLTLDAVADRIRRASLDLPGGTVKTAGGDILIRTKERRYFGPGYRDIVIRTLPDGTQVRLGDLARVIDGFAETDLAARFDGKPAAMVKVSRVGRQKPIEISRIVRDYVEKRRAELPTSIRIAAWNDTSELFKSRRDLLVKNARIGLVLVFLVLGLFLEIRLAFWVMLGIPISFCGALLFMPGMDVSINMISMFAFIMALGIVVDDAIVVGENVYDHRQMDKPYPQAAEDGAIEVGRAVVFAVLTTIAAFAPLLFTGGMLGKFIGVIPKVVIVILLVSLVESLFVLPAHLALGKRRPLGKGLLGRIDRVRRWFGRQLERFISGPYRRVLAWCLRYRYVTLAGSIAVLLLTVGTFFGGILKFHFMPEVDGDLITVDLELPPGTPYAQTEKVVRRVLDAGNRAVAEFDAGLPEGKSVLRHVYAVIGGRISGTHGPGPDDAQTASNIANIVMLLTKSENRDVPATAISDRWRELTGEIPGVETLTFASNLVRMGANIDIQIAHEDFAVLEMAAGRVKAALAGYPGVTDIADNYAVGKRELKIRLSDEGRTLGLTELDLGRQLRAAYYGTEALRLQRGRNEVKVLVRYPEQERQFLWNLEQLRVRTPDGGEVPLLRAADVVEGRGYAQINRSDRKRVINVTARVDSSKASADEILRELKAGLLADLARDYPGIGFDFEGEQKEQAESMDSMKTGFLLALFAIFALLAVPLRSYSQPLLIMSAIPFGIVGALLGHLIMGFSLSILSLFGIVALAGVVVNDSLLLIDYANGLRRSGLELTPTLLQAGQRRFRPIMLTSLTTFFGLMPMILETSVQAQFLIPMAISLGFGIMFATGITLLLIPSLYLILEDIRRLFGFKESHADHPGLPAVETEPR, from the coding sequence ATGAACGGCGCGATTCGCTGGATGGCGCGCAACCATGTGGCGGCCAACCTGCTGATGCTGGTGTTCATCGTCGGCGGCGTGCTGCTCGGTTTCGGTATCAAGCAGGAGGTCTTTCCGGAAATCTCCCTCGACATGATCCAGGTTTCGGTCGCCTATCCCGGGGCCGGCCCGGAAGAGGTCGAGGAAGGGGTGCTGCTCAAGATCGAGGAGAATCTGATCGGGGTTGACGGCATCAAGCAGATCCGTTCGGTTGCTTCCGAGGGATTCGGCACCGTCACCGCCGAGCTCGATACTGACGCCGATCCGGACCGGGTGCTGGCCGACATCAAGAGTGAAGTCGACCGGATCACCACCTTTCCCGAGGATGCCGAAGAACCGGTCATCAGCAAGCTGCTCAACCGGCACGAGGTCATCTCGGTAGTGGTCTACGGCGACGTTTCCGAGCGGGCCCTGCGCGAACAGGCCGAGCGGGTGCGGGACGACCTGCTCGAATATCCGCAGATCACCCAGGTCGACCTGGCCGGAGTCCGCCCCTACCAGATCACGATCGAGATTCCGGAACAGCGTCTGCGTCAGTACGGGCTGACCCTCGATGCGGTGGCCGACCGCATCCGGCGGGCCTCTCTCGACCTGCCCGGCGGCACGGTCAAGACAGCCGGCGGCGATATCCTGATCCGTACCAAGGAGCGGCGCTATTTCGGACCGGGTTACCGCGATATCGTCATCCGCACCCTGCCGGACGGCACCCAGGTCAGGCTGGGCGATCTGGCCCGGGTAATCGACGGTTTTGCCGAAACCGACCTGGCCGCCCGTTTTGACGGCAAGCCGGCGGCGATGGTCAAGGTCAGCCGGGTGGGGCGACAGAAGCCGATCGAAATTTCCCGCATCGTCCGCGACTATGTCGAAAAGCGCCGGGCCGAACTGCCGACGTCGATCCGCATCGCGGCCTGGAACGACACCTCCGAACTGTTCAAAAGCCGCCGCGACCTGCTGGTGAAGAATGCCCGTATCGGTCTGGTACTGGTCTTTCTGGTGCTCGGCCTCTTCCTCGAGATCCGGCTGGCCTTCTGGGTCATGCTCGGCATTCCCATCTCCTTTTGCGGTGCCCTGCTCTTCATGCCCGGAATGGACGTCTCCATCAACATGATCTCCATGTTTGCCTTCATCATGGCCCTGGGGATCGTCGTCGATGACGCCATCGTCGTCGGCGAGAATGTCTACGACCACCGGCAGATGGACAAGCCCTATCCGCAGGCGGCGGAGGACGGCGCCATCGAGGTCGGTCGGGCTGTGGTCTTCGCCGTACTGACCACTATCGCCGCCTTTGCGCCACTGCTGTTCACCGGCGGCATGCTCGGCAAGTTCATCGGTGTCATCCCCAAGGTGGTGATCGTCATTCTGCTGGTTTCCCTGGTCGAGTCGCTCTTCGTGCTGCCGGCGCACCTGGCCCTGGGAAAGCGCCGGCCCCTGGGCAAGGGACTGCTGGGACGGATCGACCGCGTCCGGCGCTGGTTCGGCCGTCAGCTCGAACGATTCATTTCCGGCCCGTACCGGCGCGTCCTGGCCTGGTGCCTGCGCTACCGCTACGTCACGCTGGCCGGCAGCATCGCCGTTCTGCTGCTGACGGTCGGCACCTTTTTCGGCGGCATTCTCAAATTTCACTTCATGCCCGAAGTCGACGGTGACCTGATCACCGTAGATCTCGAACTGCCGCCGGGTACCCCCTATGCGCAGACCGAGAAGGTTGTGCGGCGTGTTCTGGACGCCGGCAACCGGGCAGTCGCCGAATTCGATGCCGGCCTGCCCGAGGGTAAATCGGTGTTGCGCCATGTCTACGCCGTGATCGGCGGCCGTATCAGCGGCACCCACGGTCCGGGGCCCGACGACGCCCAGACCGCCAGCAATATCGCCAACATCGTCATGCTGCTGACCAAGAGCGAAAACCGGGATGTTCCCGCCACCGCCATCAGCGACCGCTGGCGCGAGCTGACGGGCGAAATTCCCGGCGTCGAAACGCTGACCTTCGCTTCCAACCTGGTGCGGATGGGGGCGAATATCGACATCCAGATCGCCCACGAGGATTTCGCCGTTCTGGAGATGGCCGCCGGGCGTGTCAAGGCGGCGCTGGCCGGATATCCCGGAGTGACCGACATCGCCGACAACTACGCCGTTGGCAAGCGGGAGCTGAAGATCCGCCTTTCCGATGAGGGACGCACCCTGGGACTGACCGAACTCGATCTCGGCCGGCAGCTGCGCGCCGCCTATTACGGCACGGAAGCCCTGCGCCTGCAGCGTGGACGCAACGAGGTCAAGGTGCTGGTGCGCTATCCCGAACAGGAACGCCAGTTCCTCTGGAACCTGGAGCAGCTGCGCGTTCGCACTCCCGACGGCGGGGAAGTGCCGCTGCTGCGGGCGGCGGATGTGGTGGAGGGGAGGGGTTATGCCCAGATCAACCGCAGCGACCGCAAGCGGGTGATCAATGTCACCGCCCGGGTCGACAGCAGCAAGGCGAGCGCGGACGAAATCCTGCGCGAGCTGAAGGCCGGCCTGCTGGCCGATCTGGCCCGCGACTATCCGGGAATCGGTTTCGATTTCGAAGGGGAGCAGAAGGAGCAGGCGGAGTCGATGGACAGCATGAAGACCGGCTTTCTGCTGGCCCTGTTCGCCATTTTCGCCCTGCTGGCCGTTCCCCTGCGCAGCTACAGCCAGCCGCTGCTGATCATGAGTGCCATCCCCTTCGGCATCGTTGGTGCACTGCTTGGACATCTGATCATGGGTTTCAGTCTGTCGATCCTTTCCCTGTTCGGCATTGTCGCCCTGGCCGGGGTGGTGGTGAACGATTCGCTGCTGCTCATCGATTACGCCAACGGCCTGCGCCGCAGCGGTCTCGAGCTGACGCCGACCTTGCTGCAGGCGGGACAGCGCCGTTTCCGGCCGATCATGCTGACTTCGCTGACCACCTTCTTCGGACTGATGCCGATGATTCTCGAAACCAGCGTTCAGGCCCAGTTTCTCATCCCGATGGCCATTTCTCTCGGTTTCGGCATCATGTTCGCCACCGGCATCACCCTGTTGCTGATTCCTTCCCTCTACCTGATTCTGGAGGATATCCGTCGCCTGTTCGGCTTTAAGGAATCTCATGCCGACCACCCCGGGCTGCCGGCGGTCGAAACGGAGCCGCGGTGA
- a CDS encoding efflux transporter outer membrane subunit, translating to MRLALTSVLLCGLLLAGCSLYRPTRVSLPVEPPGRYVEDSGAVAAAPVLDRWWQIFHDPQLDRLMERLFTGNLQLEQAFARLEQARAATRIAGGARWPSLGLGGQGSREKVPGFVQNAVVYNYRFSAQSSFEFDFWSKQKDRQRSAMQLAAASRSELQTLYLSLSAQLADLYYFVAEQRAQLRLAEETVASCRETLKLVERRYRQGLVPAAELYQARQSLAAAEAGRSTFARNLATAEHGIAVLLGDYPGRGVSGNLAELPAFREQFPTGLPADLLQRRPDIAARFHQLRSADAELAAAIADRLPTLNLAANYGFLQTDFGIGVITGNFWQLLIQPALPLLDGGRRRAEVARNRAVVRERLAGYRQAVLDAYREVEDALADNHSDEQRIERLAAMVDATAANLRLARKNYLYGIDDYLQVLSAQRNALQARSELLAARRQLISDRISLARALGGTWMDREISRRFAASGENDNHE from the coding sequence ATGAGACTCGCATTGACTTCGGTGCTGTTGTGCGGCCTGCTGCTGGCCGGCTGCAGCCTGTACCGACCGACCCGGGTTTCGCTGCCGGTCGAACCGCCGGGGCGGTATGTCGAGGATTCCGGAGCGGTTGCGGCCGCGCCGGTTCTCGACCGCTGGTGGCAGATTTTTCACGATCCGCAGCTCGACCGGCTGATGGAACGGCTGTTTACCGGCAACCTGCAGCTGGAGCAGGCGTTTGCCCGCCTGGAGCAGGCGAGGGCGGCGACGCGGATTGCCGGTGGAGCCCGCTGGCCGAGTCTCGGTCTCGGCGGGCAGGGAAGCCGCGAGAAGGTCCCGGGCTTCGTTCAGAATGCTGTGGTCTACAACTATCGTTTTTCGGCCCAGAGCAGTTTCGAGTTCGATTTCTGGAGCAAGCAGAAGGACCGTCAGCGCTCGGCGATGCAGCTGGCGGCGGCCAGCAGAAGCGAGCTGCAGACCCTGTACCTCAGTCTCAGCGCCCAACTGGCCGACCTCTACTATTTCGTCGCCGAACAGCGGGCGCAGCTGCGGCTGGCCGAGGAGACGGTCGCTTCCTGCCGTGAAACCCTGAAGCTGGTGGAGCGTCGCTACCGGCAGGGGCTGGTTCCCGCCGCCGAACTGTACCAGGCGCGGCAGAGCCTGGCCGCGGCGGAGGCCGGCCGCTCGACGTTCGCCCGCAACCTGGCGACGGCCGAGCATGGCATCGCCGTATTGCTGGGCGACTATCCCGGCCGCGGGGTGTCGGGCAACCTGGCCGAACTGCCGGCCTTTAGGGAGCAGTTTCCGACCGGCCTGCCGGCCGACCTGCTGCAGCGACGGCCCGACATCGCGGCGCGTTTCCATCAGTTGCGGTCGGCTGACGCCGAGCTTGCCGCCGCCATCGCCGACCGTCTGCCGACTCTCAATCTTGCCGCCAACTATGGATTTTTGCAGACCGATTTCGGCATCGGCGTGATTACGGGCAATTTTTGGCAGCTGCTGATCCAGCCGGCGCTTCCGCTGCTCGACGGTGGGCGCAGGCGGGCGGAGGTGGCGCGCAACCGGGCCGTGGTGCGGGAGCGCCTGGCCGGGTACCGGCAGGCGGTTCTCGACGCCTATCGCGAAGTCGAAGACGCCCTGGCCGACAACCACAGTGATGAACAGCGCATTGAACGTCTGGCGGCGATGGTGGACGCCACGGCGGCTAATCTGCGCCTGGCCCGGAAAAATTATCTTTACGGAATCGATGATTATCTTCAGGTGCTGTCGGCGCAGCGCAATGCCCTCCAGGCGCGCAGCGAACTGCTGGCGGCTCGCCGGCAGCTGATCAGCGATCGCATCAGTCTGGCCCGCGCCCTCGGCGGGACCTGGATGGACAGGGAGATAAGCCGGCGGTTCGCCGCCAGCGGGGAGAATGACAATCATGAGTGA
- a CDS encoding PilZ domain-containing protein, protein MLVERSCSGTNKRVRVEVSDSSFRQVLCSLLEEWGYRTDVGEDDSALVLAKEGSFTPDRFQPVVWLSDSHYAGLDRLTLPLQIEALYVALERKFHQPPRRHLRTALDTEAVVFCRNGEYRARLTSLSNRGCRLLLPRELARDEAMGMRCHLLERQFDLEGVALYSFPKVGSEKELFETGMLFLHLSPEDNRWLRDFIIGDYFRRIRRRCPDETYRRGMVHFRMPEDSCRQERRCLNA, encoded by the coding sequence ATGCTGGTTGAAAGATCTTGTTCCGGTACCAACAAGCGGGTACGGGTCGAAGTTTCTGACAGCTCTTTTCGGCAGGTTCTCTGCAGTCTGCTCGAAGAGTGGGGGTACCGGACTGATGTTGGTGAGGATGACAGCGCTCTGGTGTTGGCCAAGGAGGGGAGTTTCACTCCCGACCGGTTTCAGCCGGTGGTTTGGCTCAGTGATTCCCATTACGCCGGCCTCGACCGCTTGACGTTGCCGCTGCAGATCGAAGCCCTCTACGTAGCGCTTGAACGCAAGTTTCACCAGCCGCCGCGCCGGCATCTGCGCACGGCGCTCGATACGGAGGCGGTCGTGTTCTGCCGCAATGGCGAGTATCGGGCGCGTCTGACCAGCCTTTCCAACCGGGGATGCCGTTTGCTGCTGCCTCGCGAGCTGGCCCGTGACGAAGCGATGGGTATGCGCTGCCACCTGCTGGAGCGACAGTTCGATCTGGAGGGGGTGGCGCTCTATTCCTTTCCGAAAGTCGGTTCAGAAAAGGAACTTTTTGAAACCGGCATGCTCTTTCTCCATCTTTCGCCCGAGGACAACCGGTGGCTGCGCGATTTCATCATCGGTGACTACTTTCGCCGGATTCGCCGTCGTTGTCCGGACGAGACCTACCGCCGCGGCATGGTTCACTTTCGAATGCCCGAGGATTCCTGCAGGCAGGAACGACGTTGTCTGAACGCCTGA